The genome window CCCCACAGACAATAGTCGCATTTGCTCCAATCGTGGCGTGTTTGCGAACTACGGTATCACGGTATTCTGATTTACGATCAATATGGCTTCTAGGATTGATTACATTTGTGAAAACCATGCTTGGTCCACAGAAAACTCCATCCTCTAAAAAGACATTATCGTAGAGTGAAACGTTGTTCTGAACTTTAACATTGTCACCAATTCTGACATTATTGCCAACAAATACATTTTGACCTAGAGAGCAAGAAGATCCTATTTTAGCTCCACTACAGATGTGAACCCAGTGCCAGATACGTGTTCCCTCACCTATTCTTGCCCCTTTGTCTACTATTGCAGTCTCATGCTGAGTATATTCCGTCATAATCTAAGCCTTCACCAAATTACTGAATGATTTTTGATAGATTCCTCTAGTGTCTATTATT of Pseudobacteriovorax antillogorgiicola contains these proteins:
- a CDS encoding acyltransferase; this encodes MTEYTQHETAIVDKGARIGEGTRIWHWVHICSGAKIGSSCSLGQNVFVGNNVRIGDNVKVQNNVSLYDNVFLEDGVFCGPSMVFTNVINPRSHIDRKSEYRDTVVRKHATIGANATIVCGVEIGQYAFIGAGTVITKNVKPFALVLGNPGKQVGWMCACGLRLSLNNKLTAFCRCGLKYTLKNDETLVLES